The Thermogemmatispora onikobensis genome includes a window with the following:
- a CDS encoding NAD(P)-dependent oxidoreductase, which produces MKIVIFGATGSIGQRLIQEALNRGHEVKGVARRPERLALSHPRFSLEAGNVLDPADVARLVSGSDVVISAVGPARDTEEDPAMVVQAAEALIEGLKRAGVKRLVVVGGAGSLEVAPGVRLMDTPGFPAGWRPIAAAAAEALEVYRRQGADLDWTYFSPAAFIEPGQRTGRYRVGTEQLVTDEKGESRISIEDYAVALLDEVEQPRFVRQRFTVAY; this is translated from the coding sequence ATGAAAATCGTAATCTTTGGGGCGACTGGCAGCATTGGTCAGCGTCTCATTCAAGAGGCCCTTAACCGCGGCCATGAAGTGAAGGGGGTGGCGCGGCGTCCCGAGCGTCTCGCGCTGAGTCATCCGCGGTTCAGCCTTGAGGCGGGCAATGTTCTTGACCCTGCTGATGTTGCGCGGCTGGTCAGTGGCTCCGACGTGGTGATCAGTGCTGTGGGGCCGGCGCGCGATACAGAGGAGGACCCGGCTATGGTGGTGCAGGCGGCTGAGGCCCTCATCGAAGGACTGAAGCGGGCTGGCGTCAAGCGCCTGGTGGTAGTTGGCGGCGCGGGCAGCCTGGAAGTGGCGCCTGGTGTTCGCCTGATGGACACTCCTGGCTTCCCCGCCGGATGGCGTCCCATTGCTGCGGCTGCGGCGGAGGCCCTGGAGGTCTATCGCCGGCAGGGGGCTGATCTCGACTGGACCTACTTCAGTCCGGCGGCCTTCATTGAGCCGGGCCAGCGCACGGGGCGCTATCGTGTGGGAACCGAGCAGCTTGTAACCGATGAGAAAGGTGAGAGCCGCATTTCGATTGAGGATTACGCGGTGGCCCTGCTCGACGAGGTGGAGCAGCCTCGTTTCGTGCGTCAGCGTTTCACCGTAGCCTACTAG
- a CDS encoding Rrf2 family transcriptional regulator — translation MATTRDTRLAVAIHILTLLAQQGEEDPLTSEHIAGSVNTNPVFIRRILGLLSRAGLVASQPGVGGGWRLRRDAASISLLDVYEAVGAGPLLALHHRLPNPNCLIGRNIQRALLCYFGEAEAAFKQVLARQTIAQVLETAQEGGLSSPA, via the coding sequence ATGGCGACTACGCGAGATACACGTCTGGCCGTTGCAATTCATATTCTGACTTTGCTCGCTCAGCAAGGAGAGGAAGATCCCCTGACTTCTGAGCATATTGCCGGTAGCGTCAATACGAACCCGGTCTTTATTCGCCGCATTCTGGGCCTGCTCAGTCGGGCCGGATTGGTGGCCTCGCAGCCGGGAGTTGGTGGCGGCTGGCGCTTGCGGCGCGATGCCGCCAGCATCAGCTTGCTCGATGTCTATGAGGCCGTCGGGGCTGGTCCTCTCCTGGCCCTCCACCACCGCCTGCCAAATCCCAACTGCCTGATCGGTCGTAACATCCAGCGTGCTCTGTTGTGCTACTTCGGCGAGGCAGAGGCGGCTTTCAAGCAGGTGCTGGCGCGCCAGACAATCGCTCAGGTGCTGGAGACAGCTCAGGAAGGGGGATTGTCGTCGCCAGCCTAG
- a CDS encoding citrate synthase, whose protein sequence is MPTTEGLEDVVAAHTRICDLDGQRGKLTYYGVDVHDLATHSSFEETAYLLWHGTLPTRAQLEALSAELRANRALPGQLIDLMRLLPSSTPPMDVLRTVVSALSTTDPDLSDRSQEANLRRAVRLTALLPSIVAAWDHIRNGREPVAPLEDGSLAENFLYMLKGERPDPYDAHVLDVALILHADHELNASTFSARVAASTLADMYAAVTAAIGTLSGPLHGGANEQVMRMFQRIGEVSRAQEYIRGMLERKERIMGFGHRVYRTEDPRGKHMDAFAVELSQRKGDTRWVEMSRVIESYVKEQKGLHANVDFYSATVYYLLGIPVDLDTPVFACSRVVGWTAHVMEQYANNRLIRPRGEYIGPKDVPYVPIEQREQAQVSHQ, encoded by the coding sequence ATGCCTACCACCGAAGGTCTTGAAGATGTCGTTGCCGCACATACCCGTATCTGTGATCTGGATGGTCAGCGCGGCAAACTGACATATTACGGTGTCGACGTTCACGACCTGGCCACTCATTCCTCGTTCGAAGAAACAGCGTACCTGCTCTGGCATGGGACACTGCCGACCCGCGCCCAGCTAGAGGCACTCAGCGCGGAGCTGCGTGCCAACCGCGCCTTACCGGGACAGCTGATCGACCTGATGCGCTTACTTCCTTCCTCGACGCCCCCGATGGATGTCCTCCGAACCGTTGTTTCCGCTCTCTCCACCACCGACCCCGATCTCAGTGATCGCTCCCAAGAAGCCAATCTACGGCGAGCAGTGCGCCTGACAGCGCTGCTGCCCTCGATCGTGGCCGCCTGGGATCACATCCGCAACGGGAGAGAGCCGGTAGCGCCGCTGGAGGATGGGAGCCTGGCAGAGAACTTTCTCTACATGCTCAAGGGGGAGCGACCCGATCCATATGATGCCCACGTGCTCGACGTGGCCTTAATCCTGCATGCCGATCATGAGCTGAACGCCTCGACCTTCTCCGCCCGCGTGGCCGCGAGCACGCTGGCCGATATGTACGCGGCAGTCACAGCGGCCATCGGCACGCTCTCTGGTCCGCTGCATGGTGGCGCCAACGAGCAGGTGATGCGCATGTTCCAGCGCATCGGCGAGGTGAGCCGGGCCCAGGAGTATATCCGCGGCATGCTGGAGCGCAAAGAGCGGATTATGGGCTTTGGTCACCGCGTTTATCGCACCGAAGACCCACGCGGCAAGCATATGGATGCCTTCGCCGTGGAGCTGAGCCAGCGCAAGGGCGATACACGCTGGGTAGAGATGTCGCGCGTCATCGAGTCCTATGTCAAAGAGCAGAAGGGCCTGCATGCCAACGTCGATTTCTACTCGGCCACGGTCTACTACTTGCTGGGTATTCCTGTCGATCTGGACACGCCCGTCTTCGCCTGCAGCCGTGTGGTGGGCTGGACAGCCCACGTCATGGAACAGTACGCCAACAACCGCCTGATCCGCCCGCGCGGCGAGTATATCGGTCCCAAAGATGTCCCCTATGTGCCGATCGAGCAGCGCGAGCAGGCTCAGGTAAGCCACCAGTAG
- a CDS encoding acyltransferase family protein — MLLEVIAQSPPWRWLRAAAGRLLSLFHRLPMLLESDLRGNTIPVLDGVRALACLAVLVFHINWTTYHQHLWQPLHYPLVGSLLLVGSTGVTLFFILSGFLLFLPYVGALLSEKRPWPSGRRFYLRRVVRIWPAYYASLFILITLWQPQYWQPAHWRELALFVTFFMDSTPETFRKINGPYWTLAIEWQFYLLLPLLALGVSLLLRRLPQHRRFPLICLTLALVIIYALLVRHWGDYYIDHPEASLPLVPRTVLNVVLFFVYGMDGKFLEDFAIGMLIATCYTYGRMIRPTGTLMRGLRRWSLVLWALGLILLVGMAIWHLNHDVGAFPWLDGLLPLYDTLSEFGFALAYGSCLTGLLFGPPLLRAVFSWRYLRWLGLVSYSLYIWHLPLITYFSVHVQPWLNGFSHWLVYGCYWLWVIVAVLPLAFLSYLLIERPFIKLGQRRLKGGGGQSGQVLAGELRGELVPSRRS, encoded by the coding sequence ATGTTGTTGGAAGTGATCGCTCAGTCTCCTCCCTGGCGATGGCTGCGGGCTGCTGCTGGCCGGTTGCTGTCTCTCTTTCACCGCCTACCGATGCTTCTGGAGAGTGATCTTCGCGGCAATACCATTCCGGTGCTGGACGGGGTGCGAGCGCTGGCCTGCCTGGCGGTGCTCGTATTTCACATCAACTGGACAACGTATCATCAGCATCTCTGGCAGCCGCTGCATTATCCCCTGGTAGGTTCCTTATTGCTGGTTGGCAGCACAGGGGTGACGCTCTTCTTTATCCTATCGGGCTTTCTGCTCTTCCTGCCCTATGTCGGGGCGTTATTGAGCGAAAAGCGACCGTGGCCCTCGGGGCGCCGCTTCTATCTGCGGCGAGTTGTGCGCATCTGGCCGGCTTACTATGCCTCGCTCTTCATCTTGATTACGCTCTGGCAGCCACAATACTGGCAGCCGGCCCACTGGCGCGAGTTGGCGCTGTTTGTGACCTTCTTCATGGACTCGACGCCGGAGACCTTTCGCAAGATCAATGGCCCCTACTGGACGCTGGCCATCGAGTGGCAGTTTTATTTGCTGCTGCCTTTACTGGCGCTGGGGGTCTCGCTCTTGCTCAGACGCCTGCCACAGCACCGGCGTTTTCCCTTGATCTGCCTCACGCTGGCCCTGGTCATCATCTACGCGCTGCTGGTGCGTCACTGGGGGGACTACTACATCGATCATCCCGAGGCGAGCCTGCCGCTCGTGCCGCGCACGGTCCTCAACGTGGTCCTCTTCTTTGTCTACGGTATGGACGGCAAGTTTCTGGAGGACTTTGCCATTGGGATGCTGATTGCCACCTGTTACACCTATGGACGGATGATCAGGCCCACGGGGACCTTGATGAGGGGTCTGCGACGCTGGAGTCTGGTGCTCTGGGCCTTGGGGCTGATCCTGCTGGTGGGTATGGCCATCTGGCATCTGAACCATGATGTGGGGGCTTTCCCCTGGCTGGATGGCCTCTTACCCCTCTATGATACCTTGAGCGAGTTTGGCTTTGCTCTGGCCTATGGCTCATGCCTGACCGGCCTGCTCTTCGGGCCGCCCTTACTACGGGCCGTCTTCTCCTGGCGCTACCTGCGCTGGCTCGGCCTGGTATCCTATAGTCTGTACATCTGGCATCTCCCGCTGATCACCTACTTTAGCGTCCATGTCCAGCCGTGGCTCAACGGTTTCAGCCACTGGCTGGTCTACGGGTGCTATTGGCTCTGGGTGATAGTGGCAGTGCTACCGCTGGCCTTCCTCTCGTACCTGCTCATCGAGCGCCCCTTTATCAAGCTCGGTCAGCGCCGGCTCAAGGGAGGTGGTGGCCAAAGCGGCCAGGTGCTGGCCGGCGAGCTGAGAGGGGAGCTGGTCCCTTCGCGCAGATCTTAG
- a CDS encoding cobyrinate a,c-diamide synthase: MPLDLPRLLIAGTASGVGKTLLSYLLIAELRARGWRVQPFKVGPDYLDASHLAQAAGRPCYNLDTWLMPPERLEASVASACRDADLAIIEGMMGLYDGREAQSDAGSAAEIARLLQAPVLLVLDAWAQARSAAAVVLGFQRFAPQLALVGVMANRVAGPGHARLLREALASSTGLPLLAAFPALSEAPWPERHLGLLPASEQALGGERLNTLLTLFRQSCNLEQLLTLARQAPPLATGETQVEAPLTAPGEERVRLALAYDEAFSFYYHDTLDLLRLAGAELVPFSPLRDSQLPAGSAGLYLGGGFPEEYAALLAANERLRRQLAELVVAGFPCYAECGGLMYLCRQIRTASGQSYPMLGVIERESILEGNSAGLRIGYRLARVQRECLLLPRGVQVRGHEFHYSRLDAGPRPEEAAYVLSSPDGQHRQPEGFARGNLLASYLHLSFSGYPEAARRFVAAARHWHWSRSS; the protein is encoded by the coding sequence ATGCCTCTCGATCTACCACGCTTACTCATCGCCGGCACAGCCAGTGGTGTCGGCAAGACGCTGCTGAGCTACCTGCTGATCGCCGAGCTGCGGGCGCGTGGCTGGCGCGTGCAGCCATTCAAGGTCGGTCCCGATTATCTGGATGCCTCACATCTGGCCCAGGCCGCCGGACGGCCCTGCTACAATCTCGATACCTGGCTGATGCCTCCGGAGCGCCTGGAGGCCAGCGTTGCCTCGGCCTGTCGCGATGCCGACCTGGCCATTATCGAGGGCATGATGGGCCTTTATGACGGGCGCGAGGCCCAAAGCGATGCTGGCAGCGCCGCGGAGATTGCCCGTTTGCTGCAGGCGCCGGTTCTTCTGGTGCTGGACGCCTGGGCCCAGGCTCGCAGCGCTGCGGCGGTCGTACTGGGCTTCCAGCGCTTTGCCCCGCAACTGGCGCTCGTCGGTGTGATGGCCAATCGCGTGGCTGGTCCCGGCCATGCGCGCCTGCTGCGTGAGGCCCTGGCCTCTTCTACCGGTCTGCCGCTACTGGCGGCTTTTCCCGCCCTGAGCGAGGCCCCCTGGCCCGAGCGCCATCTTGGCTTGCTGCCCGCCAGCGAGCAGGCACTTGGCGGCGAACGCCTCAACACCCTGTTGACGCTCTTCCGCCAGTCCTGCAACCTGGAACAGTTGCTGACCCTGGCACGTCAGGCCCCTCCCCTGGCGACGGGCGAGACTCAGGTCGAGGCGCCCTTGACAGCCCCAGGCGAGGAGCGCGTGCGTTTGGCTCTGGCCTATGATGAAGCTTTCAGTTTCTATTATCATGATACGCTCGATCTGCTACGTCTGGCAGGGGCCGAGCTGGTGCCCTTCAGTCCGCTACGTGATTCCCAGCTACCGGCGGGTAGCGCCGGTCTCTATCTAGGTGGGGGTTTTCCCGAAGAGTACGCTGCGCTCCTGGCTGCTAACGAAAGGCTGCGTCGTCAGCTCGCCGAATTGGTGGTGGCAGGGTTCCCCTGCTATGCCGAATGCGGCGGACTGATGTATCTCTGTCGTCAGATTCGCACGGCCAGCGGCCAAAGCTACCCAATGCTCGGAGTCATTGAGCGCGAGAGTATTCTCGAAGGCAACAGCGCGGGTCTGCGCATCGGCTATCGTCTGGCTCGGGTCCAGCGCGAGTGCCTGCTGCTGCCGCGTGGGGTGCAGGTACGGGGGCACGAGTTTCACTATTCTCGTCTAGATGCTGGGCCGAGGCCCGAGGAGGCCGCTTATGTGCTCAGCTCGCCCGACGGTCAGCATCGCCAGCCCGAGGGTTTCGCCCGCGGCAATCTGCTGGCCAGCTATCTGCACCTCTCCTTTAGCGGCTATCCCGAGGCGGCCCGACGCTTTGTGGCTGCCGCCCGCCACTGGCACTGGTCGCGGTCCTCCTAG
- a CDS encoding D-ribose ABC transporter substrate-binding protein: MLRRMLYLLTVLMLVSFSLAACGSSGQSSSTTSGSSGGKKLVFVITPAYDNIFFKAEADAAVARAKALGYDTVAATHDDDVNKQNQLIDTAIARHAAAIVLDNAGADATVAAVRKAKNAGIPVFLIDREINATGVAAAQIVSNNYQGATLGAQEFVKLMGEAGNYVELLGKQSDTNAAIRSRGYHDVIDQYPRLKMVAQQSANWDQTEAFQKMQTILQAHPDIKGVIAGNDTMALGAWAALQAAHKTNVIVVGFDGSPDVIASIKQGGIKATVLQPAVHIAQLAVDEADKYLKTGSTGQPEKQSIDCILVTAQNADQFGVFGPK, encoded by the coding sequence ATGCTTCGACGGATGCTCTACCTGCTGACAGTGCTGATGCTGGTCAGCTTCAGCCTGGCTGCCTGTGGCAGTTCGGGCCAGTCATCGTCGACAACTTCTGGCAGCTCCGGGGGGAAAAAACTGGTCTTCGTGATTACCCCGGCCTACGACAATATTTTCTTCAAGGCGGAGGCCGATGCCGCCGTGGCCCGCGCCAAGGCGCTCGGCTACGATACGGTGGCCGCTACCCACGATGACGATGTCAACAAGCAGAATCAGCTGATCGACACGGCCATCGCGCGCCATGCAGCGGCCATCGTCCTCGACAATGCCGGAGCCGATGCCACCGTGGCCGCGGTGCGCAAGGCCAAGAACGCCGGCATCCCGGTCTTCCTCATCGATCGCGAGATCAACGCCACCGGTGTGGCCGCAGCGCAGATCGTCTCCAATAACTATCAGGGGGCGACGCTGGGCGCCCAGGAGTTCGTCAAGCTAATGGGCGAAGCCGGCAACTATGTCGAGCTGCTCGGCAAGCAGTCGGATACAAACGCGGCCATCCGCTCGCGCGGCTACCACGACGTCATCGATCAGTATCCGCGTCTGAAGATGGTGGCCCAACAGAGCGCCAACTGGGACCAGACCGAGGCCTTCCAGAAGATGCAGACCATCCTGCAGGCGCACCCCGATATCAAAGGAGTGATTGCGGGGAACGATACGATGGCACTCGGCGCCTGGGCGGCCCTGCAAGCGGCCCACAAGACCAATGTGATCGTGGTGGGCTTCGATGGCAGTCCCGATGTCATTGCCTCGATCAAGCAGGGAGGCATCAAAGCGACGGTGTTGCAGCCTGCCGTTCATATCGCCCAACTCGCTGTTGATGAGGCCGATAAGTACCTCAAGACCGGTTCTACAGGACAACCGGAGAAGCAGTCGATCGACTGCATCCTGGTGACGGCGCAGAACGCCGATCAGTTCGGGGTCTTTGGACCAAAGTGA
- a CDS encoding ABC transporter permease, giving the protein MRNPSSVTSREPAARRSFALQRRQIQTILFQLRAFVALIILVVIFSILSPDFLTLNDLTIVAEHVSINALLAIGQSFVILTAGIDLSVGSIVGLTAMVAGYLISQGLPLPMFGVVVYFNVWVVILIGLLVGIALGLVNGLVITRLSVAPFIATLGMLYAARGLALLTSNGATFPDLGGDPSLGNTGFPFLGTGNILGVPMPIWLMILFGLVASFVASRTPFGRQVYAIGGNERAAQLSGIRVNRVKLLVYVISGFCAAMTGLVIASQLQAAQPATGESYELNAIAAVVLGGTSLFGGRGTILGSIIGAFVIGVLSDGLVLIGVSEFWQMVIKGAVIVLAVIIDQLQQRWQKRAALA; this is encoded by the coding sequence ATGCGCAATCCGTCATCTGTGACCAGCCGCGAGCCGGCGGCCCGTCGCAGCTTCGCGCTGCAGCGACGACAAATCCAGACCATTCTCTTTCAGTTGCGCGCCTTTGTGGCGCTCATCATCCTGGTGGTGATTTTCTCGATCCTCTCGCCCGACTTTCTGACGCTCAACGACCTGACCATCGTGGCCGAGCATGTCTCAATTAACGCCCTGCTGGCCATCGGGCAATCGTTCGTCATTCTGACGGCGGGCATCGATCTCTCGGTCGGCTCAATTGTCGGTCTGACGGCGATGGTGGCCGGCTATCTAATCAGCCAGGGGCTGCCACTGCCCATGTTTGGCGTGGTGGTCTACTTCAACGTCTGGGTGGTGATCCTGATTGGCCTGCTGGTCGGGATCGCCCTCGGCCTCGTCAATGGGCTGGTCATCACACGCCTGAGCGTGGCCCCTTTCATCGCCACCCTGGGCATGCTCTATGCCGCCCGTGGTCTGGCCTTGCTAACCTCGAACGGGGCGACCTTCCCCGACCTGGGAGGCGATCCCTCTCTGGGGAACACGGGCTTCCCTTTCCTGGGAACGGGGAACATCCTGGGGGTGCCGATGCCCATCTGGCTGATGATCCTCTTTGGCCTGGTTGCCTCCTTTGTGGCCAGCCGCACCCCCTTCGGGCGCCAGGTCTATGCCATCGGCGGCAACGAGCGAGCGGCGCAGCTGTCGGGTATTCGAGTCAACCGCGTCAAGCTGCTGGTCTATGTGATCTCCGGCTTCTGCGCGGCCATGACAGGGCTGGTGATTGCCTCCCAGCTGCAGGCGGCCCAGCCGGCGACGGGCGAGAGCTATGAATTGAATGCCATCGCGGCGGTGGTGTTGGGCGGGACCTCGCTCTTCGGAGGGCGGGGGACGATCCTGGGCAGCATCATTGGCGCGTTTGTGATCGGCGTCCTCAGCGATGGCCTGGTGCTGATCGGCGTCTCCGAGTTTTGGCAGATGGTCATCAAGGGAGCCGTCATTGTGCTGGCGGTCATTATCGACCAGCTCCAGCAGCGGTGGCAGAAGCGTGCCGCCCTGGCCTGA
- a CDS encoding sugar ABC transporter ATP-binding protein produces MKAPDQEKAPDIVLRAEGITKIYGGTVALDNVDFNVYRGKVNVLIGENGAGKSTLMKIIAGAETATRGRLLLEGQSVQFKSPREAARAGIGIIYQELNLFPNLSVAENIFLDHEALRRHGILVDRRRQQAEARRLLQRLEQPIDPQALVGYLRLGQQQIVEIAKALARDVRILIMDEPTSALTTAEVEILFRVIRELKAQGVSIIYISHKLEELLRIGDYVTVLRDSHRIAEAPVSAIDVNWIVEQMIGRSVSETYVHQDRTPGQELLRVEHLRLPRPGGGLLLDDVSFQVRAGEIVALYGLLGAGRTELLECLMGLHPEASGALWIAGQRLRGRHVGERIGEGLVLVPEDRQREGLVPTLSVAQNMVLASLRRYLNGPALSRKKELTAVRRLMGDLGIKAPSPQTLIEALSGGNQQKVVVARGLLTEPRVLLLDEPTRGIDIGAKADLFRLMNRLASEGLGILFVSSELREVMSVADRILVLARGRLTGEFRREEASEEALVAAASAGQGPATAATGDEEVAHGPVPSGATDPVDRQTQATAPAASASEERRHQPRPRA; encoded by the coding sequence ATGAAGGCACCTGACCAGGAGAAGGCTCCTGACATCGTCCTGCGGGCCGAAGGCATTACCAAGATCTACGGCGGCACCGTTGCCCTCGACAACGTCGACTTCAACGTTTACCGTGGCAAAGTCAACGTGTTGATTGGCGAAAACGGGGCGGGCAAATCGACCTTAATGAAGATCATCGCCGGGGCGGAGACTGCCACCCGTGGCCGCCTGCTCCTGGAGGGGCAGTCAGTGCAATTCAAATCGCCGCGTGAGGCGGCGCGGGCTGGCATCGGCATCATCTATCAGGAGCTGAACCTCTTTCCGAATCTGAGTGTGGCCGAAAACATCTTTCTCGACCATGAAGCCCTCCGTCGTCACGGCATCCTGGTCGATCGGCGCCGCCAGCAAGCCGAGGCCCGGCGCCTGCTGCAGCGGCTGGAGCAGCCCATTGATCCCCAGGCGTTGGTGGGTTATCTGCGCCTTGGGCAGCAGCAGATTGTCGAAATCGCCAAGGCGCTGGCCCGTGACGTGCGCATTCTCATCATGGATGAGCCGACCTCGGCCCTGACCACTGCCGAGGTGGAGATCCTCTTCCGCGTCATTCGCGAACTGAAGGCGCAGGGGGTCTCGATCATCTACATCTCGCACAAGCTAGAGGAGCTGCTGCGCATCGGCGACTACGTGACGGTCTTGCGCGACAGCCATCGCATTGCCGAGGCGCCTGTGAGCGCGATTGACGTCAACTGGATCGTCGAGCAGATGATTGGACGCAGCGTCAGCGAGACCTACGTGCATCAAGATCGCACGCCGGGTCAGGAGCTGCTGCGGGTGGAGCATCTGAGGTTGCCGCGGCCTGGTGGGGGGCTGCTGCTCGACGATGTCTCGTTCCAGGTACGTGCTGGCGAGATTGTGGCCCTCTATGGGCTGCTGGGAGCGGGCCGGACCGAGCTGCTGGAGTGCCTGATGGGGTTGCATCCTGAAGCCAGTGGCGCCCTGTGGATCGCGGGCCAGCGCCTGCGCGGGCGCCATGTCGGCGAGCGCATTGGCGAGGGGCTGGTGCTTGTGCCAGAGGATCGCCAGCGCGAGGGGCTCGTGCCCACGCTCTCGGTGGCCCAGAACATGGTCCTGGCAAGCCTGCGTCGCTATCTGAACGGCCCGGCCCTCTCGCGCAAGAAGGAGCTGACGGCAGTGCGCCGCCTCATGGGCGACCTGGGGATCAAAGCGCCCTCGCCTCAGACCCTGATCGAGGCGCTCAGCGGTGGCAACCAGCAGAAAGTGGTCGTTGCCCGCGGCCTGCTGACCGAGCCACGGGTCCTGCTGCTGGATGAGCCGACCCGCGGCATCGACATCGGGGCCAAGGCCGATCTCTTCCGTCTCATGAACCGCCTGGCCAGTGAGGGACTCGGCATCCTGTTTGTCTCCTCCGAGCTACGCGAGGTCATGAGTGTCGCCGACCGCATCCTGGTCTTGGCGCGCGGACGGCTGACTGGCGAATTTCGCCGTGAGGAGGCCAGCGAGGAGGCCCTGGTAGCTGCCGCCTCAGCTGGCCAGGGACCGGCCACGGCGGCCACCGGAGACGAGGAGGTCGCTCACGGCCCGGTGCCATCGGGAGCAACGGACCCTGTGGACAGGCAGACCCAGGCCACGGCGCCTGCAGCATCTGCCTCGGAGGAGCGGCGCCATCAGCCGCGCCCACGAGCCTAG
- a CDS encoding DUF2291 family protein translates to MYDHAQRMSRTKQQHKRPRMASTRRLPLVWSGLALCVCLLLSACSLYTVRPLNAPASNATGSSSSQTFDPETYVQQIWASRVVPTVVQQAHDASEVLAALKANQQAAQQRYGHQEGDGPYTFMVKGLGRVVSVNTTSRNGTLGLDLPPYDGRADLSLQIGPVILGTAIRDGVGFIHFSQFVNQIQYAQVADALNARAVQVAQSIHPTQLKGKLIQFYGVFALTDPQFILVAPVKLEVEGSGS, encoded by the coding sequence ATGTACGACCATGCTCAGAGGATGAGCCGCACGAAGCAGCAGCACAAGCGGCCACGGATGGCCTCAACGCGACGGCTGCCGTTGGTCTGGAGCGGGCTGGCCCTATGTGTCTGTCTGCTTCTGTCGGCCTGCAGCCTGTACACGGTGCGCCCGCTGAATGCCCCTGCCAGCAACGCGACGGGGAGCAGCAGCTCCCAGACCTTTGATCCTGAGACCTACGTCCAGCAGATCTGGGCCAGCCGCGTAGTGCCGACCGTGGTCCAGCAGGCCCACGACGCCAGCGAGGTGCTGGCGGCTCTGAAAGCCAACCAGCAGGCGGCCCAGCAGCGTTATGGCCACCAGGAGGGGGATGGTCCCTACACCTTCATGGTGAAGGGCCTGGGGCGCGTTGTCAGCGTCAATACCACCTCGCGCAATGGCACGCTCGGCCTTGATCTGCCTCCTTACGATGGCCGGGCCGACCTCTCCCTGCAGATCGGGCCGGTCATTCTGGGCACGGCCATCCGTGATGGCGTGGGCTTCATCCACTTCAGCCAGTTTGTCAACCAGATTCAATATGCCCAGGTGGCTGACGCCCTCAACGCGCGGGCGGTTCAGGTGGCGCAAAGCATCCATCCTACGCAGCTCAAAGGCAAGCTCATCCAGTTCTATGGGGTCTTTGCCCTGACCGATCCGCAGTTCATTCTGGTGGCCCCGGTCAAACTCGAGGTGGAGGGTTCCGGCTCATGA
- a CDS encoding sugar-binding transcriptional regulator, translating to MARIDDLRLMAKVASLYYERGLSQVEIAERLQLSQSNVSRLLKRAQQEQIVRITVSMPRGVYTDLENQLEALYGLKEAIVADCPDDANNEQILQAIGGAAAFWLESKITPGEIVGISSWSASLLAMVDAMHPLAQPSRAKVVQILGGIGNPAAEVHATQLTRRLAELLHGEAVFLPAPGVVSSPEARQIFFEDPFVREAYQLFDSVTVALVGIGAVEPSALLASSGNIFSLEELHMLREHGAVGDIVLRFFDGQGRPVMTPLDERVIGMRLEQLQRVKHAVGVAGGERKQAAIRGALEGRWINVLITDHLTARWLVEQKQAQAQAAAPESGGSAGAVAR from the coding sequence ATGGCACGCATTGACGATCTGCGCTTGATGGCCAAGGTTGCCAGTCTCTACTACGAGCGTGGCCTCTCGCAGGTAGAAATTGCCGAGCGGCTGCAGCTCTCGCAGTCCAACGTCTCACGCCTGCTCAAGCGGGCCCAGCAAGAGCAGATTGTACGCATTACGGTGAGCATGCCGCGAGGGGTCTACACCGACCTTGAGAACCAGCTAGAGGCCCTGTACGGCCTCAAAGAGGCCATTGTCGCGGATTGCCCAGACGATGCCAACAACGAACAAATACTACAGGCCATCGGAGGCGCGGCGGCCTTCTGGCTGGAGTCCAAGATCACGCCGGGGGAGATTGTCGGGATCTCCTCCTGGAGTGCCTCGCTGCTGGCGATGGTAGACGCCATGCACCCACTGGCGCAGCCCTCTCGGGCCAAGGTTGTGCAGATCCTGGGCGGCATCGGCAACCCGGCGGCGGAGGTCCACGCCACGCAGCTGACGCGCCGCCTGGCCGAACTCCTGCACGGGGAGGCTGTCTTTCTGCCGGCACCGGGCGTTGTCAGCTCGCCGGAGGCTCGCCAGATCTTCTTTGAAGATCCGTTTGTGCGCGAAGCTTACCAGCTCTTCGACAGCGTCACTGTAGCGCTGGTCGGCATCGGTGCTGTCGAACCTTCGGCCCTGCTGGCCAGCAGCGGCAATATCTTCTCGCTTGAAGAGCTACACATGCTGCGTGAGCATGGGGCCGTTGGCGACATCGTGCTGCGCTTCTTCGATGGTCAGGGGCGTCCGGTCATGACCCCGCTTGACGAGCGCGTCATCGGCATGCGCCTGGAGCAGCTACAGCGTGTCAAACACGCGGTGGGTGTTGCCGGTGGCGAACGCAAACAGGCGGCCATTCGGGGCGCTCTCGAAGGGCGCTGGATCAACGTCCTGATCACAGATCATCTAACGGCGCGCTGGCTGGTGGAGCAGAAGCAGGCCCAGGCCCAGGCAGCCGCCCCTGAGAGCGGCGGAAGCGCCGGCGCTGTCGCGCGCTGA